A region of the Bacteroidales bacterium genome:
TGAATCCTTTTTTGGAGTGTGTATTGGCAAGTAGTATGAAAAGTTGCGTGTAGAAATAAAGTTTTCAATCTTACCGTCCGAATCGCAGGTAATATCTTGAATGGTTGCAGAGCGATTGGGCTTCTCATCATGTTGTTGTAAAGGAATAATAGGGAAAATTTGGTCTATCGCCCAAGAGTCTGGCAGAGATTGAAAAAGCGAGAAGTTACAGAAGAACTTGTCCGAAAGGAACTTAGGCAGTTGTCTTAATTCGTCGGGGACGTGCTTCATAACTTGTGTCATTGAGTATATCTCGCTTGCGATTGTCCAGAAAAGACGTTCAACCTGTGCTCTTGTTCTCAAATCCAAAAAGCCAAGGCTAAAGCGGTCTAAAGCCTCTTCGCGGATCTGTTGTGCATCATGCCAACTCTCAAACATTCGTGGTTGATTTAAGTTGTCCCAAATGGAATAAAGTTCTTTGACAAGCTCATGGTCAGTTTCAGCAGCCTCCTCGTCGTTATCCCATTTCGGAAGGCTTGTGGCTTCCAAAACCTCAAACACTAAAATAGAGTGGTGAGCAGTTAAAGAACGCCCCGATTCGGTTATAACGTTCGGGTGGGGGAGCTCATTTTTATCAGCTGCATCGGCAAATGTTGATACAGCATCATTAACATACTCTTGTATGGTATAGTTTACGCTACTGCCAGTCTCTGATGATCGTGTTCCGTCATAATCCACTCCTAAGCCTCCTCCGATATCGACAAACTCGATGTTATATCCTAATTTTGATATTTGTACAAAAAATTGTGCGGCTTCCCTTAAAGCTGTTTTTATGCGCCGTATTTTGGTTATTTGACTACCTAAATGAAAATGCACTAACTTTAAGCAATCGCGCATCTTGTATTTTTCTAATAAATCGAGAGCATCTAAAATTTCGCTTGACGATAATCCAAATTTGCTGACATCGCCACCGCTATCTTCCCACTTACCGCTGCCAGAGCTCGCGAGTTTGATTCTAATTCCTAGGTTTGGTTTGACTTTTAATCGTCTGGCTATTGTTGCGATAAGTTTAAGTTCGTTAAGTTTTTCGACAACCAAAAATATTCTGCGACCCATTTTTTGTGCTAGCAGTGCCAGTTCAATATAGTCTTCATCTTTGTAGCCGTTACAAATAATGAGGGAGTCGCTGTCGGTATTAATTGCAATTACAGCGTGCAGTTCTGGTTTTGAGCCAGCTTCCAAACCGATATTGAATTTTTTCCCGTGTGTAACAATCTCTTCAACAACAGGTTGCATTTGGTTGACCTTGATTGGATATATAATAAAAGTCTCTGCTTTGTAGTTGTACTCTTTCCGAGCTTCTTGAAAACAGCTTGCCATTTGCTCAATACGCATATCCAAAATATCGGGAAACCTGATGAGCATGGGAGTTGAAAGGTCTCGCAGTTGAAGTTCATCAACCAACTCTTTAAGGTCAACCGGGTGGTCGCCTTTTCTGGGAGTAACAACAACATTTCCTTTTTCATTTATTGAAAAATAGGGCGATCCCCAACCTTCAACGTTGTACAACTCCATTGAGTCTTCAATTCTCCATTTTCTCATTTTTTTCTCAAATTTTAAATTGGTTAAATATTAAGACTTTGTTAGCCATTTTTTTCATAGCAAAAATAGCTCCATATTTTAATATAAACTCATTTAAAATAACAATAATTTAACTCTGCTTGTTAAATCTTTCTAGAATACTTTCATCTTCAATCTCTTTTGAAAGTGATTCGATTGTGCTATACGGAACTTCATAAAGGTCAAGAACAAGCAAGCCGTCTAAAGCGTCATTAAATTTTGGATCGATGTTGAAACCAATAATTTTTGCGTTAAGTTTGAGATACTTTTTTAGCAAAATAGGCATCTTGTTTTTATCTGGCTCAATATCACTTATATATTTGTCTATCTTACTCATATCATCTTTTGCCTTTTCAAGAATGATATTAGTGTCGAACTTCATATTTGGTTTAAAACGTGTTCGTGGTGTGATATATTTAGCCATGCTTTCATCGTAGTAGTACTCTTTTAGAAAGCTTGTAATCAAATCTTTACTAAATTTTGAAAATTGATTACTTATACTTACAGGTCCTATCAGATATCTATATTCGGGGTGTTTTAATAGAAAATATAAAATCCCTTTCCATAGCAAGAATAGTGGAAGGGGTTTACGTTGATACTTTTCAACAATAAACGAGCGACCTAATTCCAAACTCTGTTCCATTATTGGCAACATTTCCGAGTCGATTTTGAATAGAGCGCTCAGATAAAAGCCGTTAATACCGTATAGTTGTGTTATATCCTTGCCTCTACCAACACGGTATGCCCCAACAATGTTAGAATCTATCTCGTCCCAAATAAACAAGTGGTAGTAATATAAATCATACTCATCAATGTCGATGCTTGAGTTGGTGCCCTCTCCAACGGCTCGGAAAGTAATTTCTCGTAAACGTCCGATCTCTTTCAAGATATTTGGGATAAGGCTACTGGGTGTACAAAAAACAGTCATATCTCCACTTTGGAAAAGAGTATAATGTTTTCTAACCTGTTCAACCTCAGCTATCTGTACTTCTATTGGAATAGGCTCAACAATCTGTTCCGGAGTTTTTGATCTGCCTAAGCGTGGAACAAAGAATTTTTTCACATCTATTTTATTGTCCAAGGCGTAAGTTCTTGCACGTAAATATCGTCCATACTTTTCGTTATCAGTAAACTCTTCGGTCTCTTTTGGCAAAATAGGGCTTCCTATTCTTATCTGAATATTGCTGTTTCGTTTTGATATCAAATCTCCTGCAGAGCCTAATATTGGAGACATTGATCCAATAAGATGGAATAGGTTTCCGCTCGATCCACTGATATGTATTGGGATAACTGGAAGATCAACACTTCTGATAAATTTTATATACTCCTCGCGCCAACGCCTGTCTGTAATCCCTTTGGTATCAATGCTGTATGTGCTTACTCCGCCTGCCGGGAATATACACAGAGGATGTCCATTACTAAGGTGTATAAGTGCCTGTCTTATTTGTCCAATTGAGCTGATAAAAGGATTGGTGTTTTTTCCAGTTTTAAATTGAATCAGGTAATCTTTTACAATAGTTACCTTGTTTATTAAGTCGGTGGCAAATATTTTTACATCGTGGCGTTTTTTTGCTAATGTGTTTATCAGCAACAGTGCATCAATACCTCCAAATGGGTGATTGCTAACAACAATAAAACTGC
Encoded here:
- the speA gene encoding biosynthetic arginine decarboxylase, giving the protein MRKWRIEDSMELYNVEGWGSPYFSINEKGNVVVTPRKGDHPVDLKELVDELQLRDLSTPMLIRFPDILDMRIEQMASCFQEARKEYNYKAETFIIYPIKVNQMQPVVEEIVTHGKKFNIGLEAGSKPELHAVIAINTDSDSLIICNGYKDEDYIELALLAQKMGRRIFLVVEKLNELKLIATIARRLKVKPNLGIRIKLASSGSGKWEDSGGDVSKFGLSSSEILDALDLLEKYKMRDCLKLVHFHLGSQITKIRRIKTALREAAQFFVQISKLGYNIEFVDIGGGLGVDYDGTRSSETGSSVNYTIQEYVNDAVSTFADAADKNELPHPNVITESGRSLTAHHSILVFEVLEATSLPKWDNDEEAAETDHELVKELYSIWDNLNQPRMFESWHDAQQIREEALDRFSLGFLDLRTRAQVERLFWTIASEIYSMTQVMKHVPDELRQLPKFLSDKFFCNFSLFQSLPDSWAIDQIFPIIPLQQHDEKPNRSATIQDITCDSDGKIENFISTRNFSYYLPIHTPKKDSYYIGVFLVGAYQEILGDLHNLFGDTNAVHISVDKKGYTIDQVIDGETVAEVLEYVQYNPKKMVRTVETWVTSSVKAGKITTEEGKEFLSNYRSGLYGYTYLE
- a CDS encoding GNAT family N-acetyltransferase; this encodes MVKALLKRIFRFIIDVHPKEKTDNRDSEKLINDTLDELGLNIVITEKELDNIPESGSFIVVSNHPFGGIDALLLINTLAKKRHDVKIFATDLINKVTIVKDYLIQFKTGKNTNPFISSIGQIRQALIHLSNGHPLCIFPAGGVSTYSIDTKGITDRRWREEYIKFIRSVDLPVIPIHISGSSGNLFHLIGSMSPILGSAGDLISKRNSNIQIRIGSPILPKETEEFTDNEKYGRYLRARTYALDNKIDVKKFFVPRLGRSKTPEQIVEPIPIEVQIAEVEQVRKHYTLFQSGDMTVFCTPSSLIPNILKEIGRLREITFRAVGEGTNSSIDIDEYDLYYYHLFIWDEIDSNIVGAYRVGRGKDITQLYGINGFYLSALFKIDSEMLPIMEQSLELGRSFIVEKYQRKPLPLFLLWKGILYFLLKHPEYRYLIGPVSISNQFSKFSKDLITSFLKEYYYDESMAKYITPRTRFKPNMKFDTNIILEKAKDDMSKIDKYISDIEPDKNKMPILLKKYLKLNAKIIGFNIDPKFNDALDGLLVLDLYEVPYSTIESLSKEIEDESILERFNKQS